In a genomic window of Pseudomonas oryzihabitans:
- the dnaX gene encoding DNA polymerase III subunit gamma/tau, with protein sequence MSYQVLARKWRPRSFREMVGQTHVLKALINALDNERLHHAYLFTGTRGVGKTTIARILAKCLNCETGISSTPCGTCSVCREIDEGRFVDLIEVDAASRTKVEDTRELLENVQYAPSRGRYKVYLIDEVHMLSTHSFNALLKTLEEPPPHVKFLLATTDPQKLPVTILSRCLQFALKNMPPERVVAHLQHVLAAESIPFEDDALWLLGRAADGSMRDAMSLTDQAIAFGEGKVLAADVRAMLGTLDHGQVYDVLHALLEGDGRAVLEAVRHLAEQGPDWSGVLAELLNVLHRVAIAQVLPDAVDNGQGDRERVLTLAQALPAEDVQYYYQLGLVGRRDLPLAPDPRHGFEMVLLRMLAFRPAGVALPERPALKTTGASPATADSDSRPVAAAAPVAVAPAPVAAAPQPPAPVTPLVSNTTPIEEPVDLPWEEPAPETNKAAPVSPAPPAAPTAPAVPYVEATSVATVIADVPADTSGDDLDGDEEPPPAEDYYEVGLDDYLDTLGEPEVDTIAETASTVAVPPATGLAADWQALFPELKLGGLTASIAANCTLVAVEGDRWHLHLDPAQSALFNANQQRRLNDALSQQQGRPITLEVTIQTPEQETPAQAAARRRAERQREAEQSIQDDPLIRQMIQQFAATVRAGTIEPVDTQA encoded by the coding sequence ATGAGTTACCAGGTTCTTGCGCGCAAATGGCGCCCGCGGTCGTTCCGCGAAATGGTCGGCCAGACCCATGTGCTCAAGGCGCTGATCAATGCGCTGGACAATGAGCGGCTGCACCACGCCTATCTTTTTACCGGCACCCGCGGGGTGGGCAAGACCACCATCGCGCGGATCCTGGCCAAGTGCCTGAACTGCGAGACCGGCATCAGCTCCACCCCCTGCGGGACCTGTTCGGTGTGCCGTGAGATCGACGAAGGCCGTTTCGTCGATCTCATCGAGGTGGACGCCGCCAGTCGCACCAAGGTCGAAGACACCCGCGAACTGCTGGAGAACGTGCAGTACGCGCCTTCCCGCGGACGCTACAAGGTGTACCTCATCGACGAGGTGCACATGCTTTCGACGCACAGTTTCAATGCGCTGCTCAAGACGCTGGAAGAGCCGCCGCCCCACGTCAAGTTCCTGCTCGCCACCACTGATCCGCAAAAGCTGCCGGTCACCATCCTCTCGCGCTGTCTGCAGTTCGCCCTGAAGAACATGCCGCCGGAGCGCGTCGTCGCGCATCTGCAGCACGTCCTGGCGGCGGAGAGCATTCCCTTCGAGGACGATGCCCTCTGGCTGCTGGGTCGCGCGGCCGACGGCTCCATGCGCGATGCCATGAGTCTGACCGACCAGGCGATCGCCTTCGGCGAGGGCAAGGTGCTGGCCGCCGACGTGCGCGCCATGCTCGGTACCCTCGACCATGGCCAGGTCTACGACGTCCTGCATGCCCTGCTGGAAGGCGATGGCCGCGCGGTGCTGGAGGCGGTGCGCCATCTGGCCGAGCAGGGGCCCGATTGGAGTGGCGTGTTGGCCGAGTTGCTCAACGTGCTGCATCGGGTGGCCATCGCCCAGGTACTGCCCGATGCGGTGGACAACGGCCAGGGCGATCGCGAGCGAGTGCTGACGCTGGCGCAAGCGCTGCCCGCGGAAGACGTTCAGTACTACTACCAACTAGGTCTGGTCGGGCGGCGCGATCTGCCGCTGGCGCCGGACCCACGGCATGGCTTCGAGATGGTGTTGCTGCGCATGCTGGCCTTCCGGCCGGCAGGTGTGGCTCTTCCCGAACGGCCGGCGTTAAAGACGACGGGAGCCAGCCCGGCCACGGCTGACTCCGACTCGCGTCCGGTGGCCGCGGCGGCTCCCGTGGCGGTGGCGCCTGCGCCGGTAGCGGCAGCTCCGCAGCCGCCAGCGCCGGTTACGCCGCTCGTCAGTAATACCACCCCTATAGAAGAGCCAGTCGATCTCCCCTGGGAGGAACCTGCGCCTGAGACGAACAAGGCGGCGCCGGTTTCGCCAGCGCCGCCTGCAGCGCCGACCGCGCCGGCCGTGCCCTATGTCGAGGCGACGTCCGTGGCCACGGTGATCGCCGATGTGCCGGCGGACACCTCCGGTGACGATCTGGACGGTGACGAAGAGCCGCCGCCGGCCGAGGATTATTACGAGGTGGGGCTGGACGATTATCTCGACACCCTCGGTGAGCCGGAGGTCGACACTATCGCCGAGACCGCCTCGACGGTGGCGGTACCGCCGGCCACGGGATTGGCCGCCGATTGGCAGGCGCTGTTTCCCGAGCTCAAGCTGGGCGGCCTGACCGCCAGCATCGCGGCCAACTGCACCCTGGTGGCGGTGGAGGGTGATCGCTGGCACCTGCACCTGGACCCGGCGCAAAGTGCACTGTTCAATGCCAACCAGCAGCGCCGGCTCAACGATGCGCTGAGCCAGCAGCAGGGTCGTCCCATCACGCTCGAGGTGACCATCCAGACGCCCGAGCAGGAGACGCCCGCCCAGGCGGCCGCGCGGCGCCGTGCGGAGCGCCAGCGTGAAGCGGAGCAGTCCATCCAGGACGATCCGCTGATCCGCCAGATGATTCAACAGTTCGCCGCCACGGTGCGCGCGGGTACCATCGAGCCGGTCGACACCCAAGCCTGA
- a CDS encoding YbaB/EbfC family nucleoid-associated protein has protein sequence MMKGGMAGLMKQAQQMQEKMQKMQEELANAEVTGQSGAGLVSVVMTGRHDVKRVSLDDSLMQEDKEILEDLIAAAVNDAVRKIEQNSQDKMSGMTAGMQLPPGFKMPF, from the coding sequence ATGATGAAAGGTGGCATGGCCGGCCTGATGAAGCAGGCCCAGCAGATGCAGGAAAAAATGCAGAAGATGCAGGAAGAGCTGGCGAACGCCGAAGTGACCGGTCAATCCGGCGCCGGCCTGGTCAGCGTCGTCATGACCGGTCGACACGACGTCAAGCGCGTCAGCCTGGACGACAGCCTGATGCAGGAAGACAAGGAAATCCTCGAAGACCTGATCGCTGCCGCGGTGAACGATGCCGTGCGCAAGATCGAGCAGAACAGCCAGGACAAGATGTCCGGCATGACCGCCGGCATGCAACTGCCGCCCGGCTTCAAGATGCCTTTCTAG
- the recR gene encoding recombination mediator RecR produces MSFSPLIRQLIDALRVLPGVGQKSAQRMALQLLERERQGGLRLASALNAAMEGVGYCRQCRTLSEDEICGFCADTRRDDSILCVVEGPMDVFAVEQTGYRGRYFVLKGHLSPIDGLGPDAIGVPELERRVSEGSFQEMIIATNPTVEGEATAYYIAQLLAPKGLTISRIAHGVPLGGELDLVDGGTLTHAFAGRKPISL; encoded by the coding sequence ATGAGCTTCAGTCCCCTGATTCGCCAACTGATCGATGCGCTCCGCGTGCTGCCCGGCGTCGGGCAGAAATCCGCCCAGCGCATGGCCCTGCAACTGCTCGAACGCGAACGCCAGGGTGGCCTGCGTCTGGCGAGCGCCCTCAACGCGGCCATGGAAGGGGTGGGTTACTGCCGCCAGTGCCGCACCCTGAGCGAGGACGAGATCTGCGGTTTCTGTGCCGATACCCGCCGTGACGACAGCATCCTCTGCGTGGTGGAGGGGCCGATGGACGTCTTTGCCGTGGAGCAGACCGGCTACCGCGGGCGCTACTTCGTGCTCAAGGGGCACCTGTCGCCCATCGACGGCCTGGGGCCGGACGCCATCGGCGTACCCGAGCTCGAACGGCGCGTCAGCGAAGGCAGCTTCCAGGAAATGATCATCGCCACCAACCCCACGGTGGAAGGCGAGGCGACCGCCTATTACATCGCCCAGCTGCTGGCTCCCAAGGGCCTGACCATCTCGCGTATCGCCCATGGCGTACCCCTGGGTGGCGAACTGGATCTGGTCGATGGTGGCACCCTGACCCATGCCTTTGCCGGGCGCAAGCCGATCAGTCTCTAG
- the fnr gene encoding fumarate/nitrate reduction transcriptional regulator Fnr → MTEPLKLRTAQAHCKDCSLASLCLPLSLDLKDLDALDQIVKRGRPLAKGDHLFRQGDTFGSVYAVRSGALRTSSLSDAGEEQITGFHLPSELVGLSGMDSERYPVSARALETTTVCEIPFERLDELSEQLPQLRRQLLRVMSREIRDDQQMMVLLSKKSADERIATFLVNLSARFHARGFSAQQFRLSMSRNEIGNFLGLAVETVSRVFTRFQQSGVLAAEGKEVRILDSARLCALAGGQLEG, encoded by the coding sequence ATGACCGAGCCCCTCAAGCTGCGCACCGCCCAGGCCCATTGCAAGGATTGCAGCCTCGCCTCGCTGTGCCTGCCACTGTCGCTCGATCTGAAAGACCTCGACGCCCTCGACCAGATCGTCAAGCGCGGTCGGCCGCTGGCCAAGGGGGACCATCTGTTCCGCCAGGGCGATACCTTCGGCTCGGTCTATGCGGTGCGCTCCGGCGCCCTGCGCACCAGCAGCCTGAGCGACGCCGGGGAGGAGCAGATCACCGGCTTCCACCTGCCCAGCGAACTGGTGGGGCTATCGGGCATGGACAGCGAACGCTATCCGGTCTCGGCACGGGCGCTGGAGACCACCACCGTCTGCGAGATCCCCTTCGAGCGCCTGGACGAACTCTCCGAGCAACTACCGCAACTGCGCCGGCAACTGCTGCGGGTGATGAGCCGGGAAATCCGCGACGACCAGCAGATGATGGTGCTGCTGTCCAAGAAGAGCGCCGACGAGCGCATCGCCACCTTCCTGGTCAATCTCTCGGCGCGCTTCCATGCCCGCGGCTTTTCCGCCCAGCAATTCCGCCTGAGCATGTCGCGCAACGAAATCGGCAACTTCCTCGGCCTGGCGGTGGAAACGGTATCGCGGGTGTTCACCCGCTTCCAACAGAGCGGCGTGCTGGCCGCTGAAGGCAAGGAAGTGCGCATCCTCGACTCGGCCCGCCTCTGCGCCCTGGCCGGCGGCCAACTGGAAGGCTGA
- the hemN gene encoding oxygen-independent coproporphyrinogen III oxidase gives MTAALAWDADLIARYDRAGPRYTSYPTAVQFHDGIGPFDLLGALRLSRQAGRPLSLYLHVPFCANICYYCACNKVITKDRSRSVAYLAALRQEMALTSRHLDAGQRVEQLHLGGGTPTFLNPLQLRELMADLRRHFTLADDDRGDYSIEIDPREADWSTMGLLRELGFNRVSFGVQDLDLQVQLAVNRLQPFDDTRTLVEAARALDYRSINLDLIYGLPRQTPASFAHTLDRVLELQPHRLSVFNYAHLPQRFPPQRRIEARELPTPAAKLEMLQRTVEQLSAAGYRYIGMDHFALPDDDLAIAQEDGTLQRNFQGYTTHGHCDLLGLGVSAISQVGEVLCQNSPDLAHYQEHLTHGELAIARGLRRSRDDRIRGAVIAQLICHFQLDFAAIERSCELDFRQYFADAWPQLSAMAADGLIRLDERGIQVLPPGRLLIRALCMLFDRYLPDGDPQRFSRVI, from the coding sequence ATGACAGCCGCCCTCGCCTGGGACGCCGATCTCATCGCCCGCTACGATCGCGCCGGCCCTCGCTACACCTCCTACCCCACCGCCGTGCAATTCCACGACGGCATCGGCCCTTTCGACCTGCTCGGCGCCCTGCGCCTGAGCCGCCAGGCCGGACGCCCGCTGTCGCTCTACCTGCATGTGCCCTTCTGCGCCAACATCTGCTACTACTGCGCCTGCAACAAGGTCATCACCAAGGACCGCAGTCGCAGCGTCGCCTACCTTGCGGCCCTGCGTCAGGAGATGGCCCTCACCAGCCGGCACCTGGATGCTGGGCAGCGGGTGGAACAGCTACACCTGGGCGGCGGCACCCCGACCTTTCTCAATCCGCTGCAACTGCGCGAATTGATGGCCGACCTGCGCCGCCACTTCACCTTGGCCGACGACGACCGCGGCGACTATTCCATCGAGATCGATCCGCGCGAGGCCGACTGGAGCACCATGGGGCTGCTGCGCGAACTGGGCTTCAACCGGGTCAGCTTCGGCGTCCAGGACCTGGATCTGCAGGTACAGCTGGCGGTCAACCGCCTGCAACCCTTCGACGATACCCGCACCCTGGTCGAGGCCGCCCGCGCCCTCGATTACCGCTCCATCAACCTGGACCTCATCTACGGCCTGCCGCGGCAGACCCCGGCCAGCTTCGCCCATACCCTGGACCGGGTGCTGGAGTTGCAGCCCCATCGGCTATCGGTGTTCAACTACGCCCACCTGCCGCAACGCTTCCCGCCGCAGCGGCGCATCGAGGCCAGGGAACTACCGACTCCCGCGGCCAAGCTGGAAATGCTACAGCGCACCGTGGAACAACTGAGTGCCGCCGGCTATCGCTACATCGGCATGGACCATTTCGCCCTGCCCGACGACGACCTGGCCATCGCCCAGGAAGACGGCACCCTGCAGCGCAATTTCCAGGGCTACACCACCCACGGCCACTGCGACCTGCTGGGCCTGGGCGTTTCCGCCATCAGCCAGGTCGGCGAGGTGCTCTGCCAGAACAGCCCGGACCTCGCTCACTATCAGGAGCACCTGACCCACGGTGAACTGGCCATCGCCCGCGGCCTGCGCCGCTCGCGGGACGACCGCATCCGCGGCGCGGTGATCGCCCAGTTGATCTGCCATTTCCAACTGGATTTCGCCGCCATCGAGCGCAGTTGCGAACTGGATTTCCGCCAGTATTTCGCCGACGCCTGGCCGCAACTCAGCGCCATGGCCGCCGACGGCCTGATCCGCCTCGATGAGCGAGGCATCCAGGTACTGCCACCGGGCCGTCTGCTGATCCGCGCCCTATGCATGCTGTTCGACCGCTACCTGCCGGACGGCGATCCCCAGCGCTTTTCTCGGGTGATATGA
- a CDS encoding alpha/beta family hydrolase has product MADELYLGSFRECRPNGTPLATLLLAHGAGAGMDSPFLQQLAEELARRDVRTLRFEFPYMARARAEGKRRPPNPAPVLLEHWRAVVASWRAAESGPLWLAGKSMGGRMASLLADELGATGLVCLGYPFHPAGKPERLRTEHLATLATPTLIVQGERDALGNRAEVTDYALAPAIEVQWIATADHDLKPLKSSGLSQTQVLADTAAWIAAFVRTGG; this is encoded by the coding sequence ATGGCAGACGAGTTGTATCTCGGGAGCTTTCGCGAATGCCGCCCGAATGGCACGCCCCTGGCGACCCTGCTGCTGGCCCATGGCGCCGGGGCGGGGATGGACAGTCCCTTCCTGCAGCAGCTAGCCGAGGAGCTGGCGCGGCGCGACGTCCGTACCCTGAGGTTCGAGTTTCCCTACATGGCCCGGGCCCGCGCCGAGGGCAAGCGGCGTCCGCCGAATCCGGCGCCGGTATTGCTGGAGCACTGGCGGGCCGTGGTCGCCAGCTGGCGTGCGGCGGAAAGCGGGCCGTTGTGGCTGGCGGGCAAGTCCATGGGCGGGCGGATGGCGAGTCTGCTGGCCGACGAGCTGGGGGCGACCGGGCTGGTCTGCCTGGGCTATCCCTTCCATCCGGCCGGCAAGCCCGAGCGGCTGCGTACCGAGCACCTGGCGACCCTGGCCACGCCGACGCTGATCGTCCAAGGCGAGCGGGATGCCTTGGGCAACCGCGCGGAGGTGACCGATTATGCGCTGGCGCCGGCCATCGAGGTGCAATGGATCGCCACCGCGGACCATGACCTCAAGCCGCTCAAGAGCAGCGGCCTGAGTCAGACCCAGGTATTGGCTGACACGGCGGCCTGGATCGCCGCCTTCGTGCGGACCGGCGGCTAG
- a CDS encoding rhodanese-related sulfurtransferase, with translation MTAFRTPEDIRQALLAGAEVALLDVREEDPFAAGHPLWAANLPLSRLELEAWSRLPRRDVAITLYDNGEGLAERAAERLQALGYTDVALLAGGLAGWQASGGELFIDVNVPSKAFGELVEARRHTPSLPAEEVKALLDQDADVVILDARRFEEYQTMSIPGGVSVPGAELVLRVAELAPDPQTRVIVNCAGRTRSLIGAQSLINAGIPNPVAALRNGTIGWTLAGQPLEHGQARRFGDVSPATRATAATRARQVADRAGVARLPFTELDAWRANALRTNYLIDVRTPEEFAAGHLPGARSTPGGQLVQETDHSAPIRGARLALVDDDGVRANMSASWLAQMGWEVAVVDDIPAAALSASGPWQAPTPTPGPVERISVARLQELLAEPGTLVLDVTASANYVQRHIPGAAWVLRADLPAALPPAERYVFTCGSGQLAAFAAVDVQASTDSPVLLLEGGTAAWLAAGLPVESGETRLLSSRRDRYRRPYEGTDAPREAMQAYLDWEFGLVEQLRRDGTSGFRVI, from the coding sequence ATGACCGCCTTCCGCACCCCCGAAGATATCCGCCAGGCCCTGCTCGCCGGCGCGGAAGTCGCCCTGCTCGATGTCCGCGAGGAAGACCCCTTCGCCGCCGGCCATCCCCTCTGGGCCGCCAACCTGCCGCTGTCGCGCCTGGAACTGGAGGCCTGGTCCCGCCTGCCCCGCCGCGACGTGGCCATCACCCTCTATGACAATGGCGAAGGCCTGGCCGAACGCGCCGCCGAGCGTCTGCAGGCCCTGGGCTATACCGATGTGGCCCTGCTCGCGGGCGGCCTGGCGGGCTGGCAGGCCAGCGGTGGCGAGCTGTTCATCGACGTCAACGTGCCGAGCAAGGCCTTCGGCGAACTGGTGGAAGCCAGGCGCCATACGCCTTCGCTGCCGGCCGAAGAGGTCAAGGCGCTGCTGGATCAGGACGCCGACGTGGTGATCCTCGACGCCCGCCGCTTCGAGGAATACCAGACCATGAGCATTCCCGGTGGCGTCAGCGTGCCGGGCGCCGAACTGGTGCTGCGCGTCGCCGAGCTGGCACCCGATCCGCAGACGCGGGTCATCGTCAACTGCGCCGGCCGTACCCGCAGCCTGATCGGCGCCCAGTCGCTGATCAACGCCGGCATCCCCAACCCGGTAGCCGCCCTGAGAAACGGCACCATCGGCTGGACCCTGGCCGGCCAGCCCCTGGAACACGGCCAGGCGCGCCGCTTCGGCGACGTCAGCCCGGCGACTCGGGCGACCGCTGCCACCCGTGCTCGCCAGGTGGCCGACCGCGCCGGTGTCGCCCGCCTCCCCTTCACCGAGCTGGACGCCTGGCGAGCCAATGCCCTGCGGACCAACTACCTGATCGATGTGCGCACCCCCGAGGAATTCGCCGCCGGCCACCTCCCCGGCGCCCGCTCCACCCCGGGTGGCCAGTTGGTGCAGGAGACCGACCACAGCGCCCCGATACGCGGGGCGCGCCTGGCGCTGGTGGACGACGATGGCGTGCGCGCCAACATGAGCGCCTCCTGGCTGGCGCAGATGGGCTGGGAGGTGGCGGTGGTGGACGACATCCCGGCCGCCGCCCTGAGTGCCAGCGGCCCCTGGCAGGCACCCACTCCCACCCCTGGGCCGGTGGAGCGCATCTCCGTAGCCCGCCTGCAGGAACTGCTGGCCGAACCGGGCACCCTGGTGCTGGACGTCACCGCCAGCGCCAACTACGTGCAGCGCCATATCCCCGGTGCCGCCTGGGTGCTGCGCGCCGATCTACCCGCCGCCCTGCCACCGGCCGAGCGCTATGTCTTCACCTGCGGCAGCGGCCAGTTGGCCGCCTTCGCCGCCGTCGATGTCCAGGCCAGCACCGATAGCCCCGTCCTGCTGCTGGAGGGCGGCACCGCGGCCTGGCTGGCTGCCGGCTTGCCAGTGGAAAGCGGCGAGACGCGCCTGCTGTCGAGCCGCCGTGACCGCTATCGCCGTCCCTACGAGGGTACTGACGCCCCGCGCGAGGCCATGCAGGCCTACCTGGACTGGGAATTCGGCCTGGTCGAGCAGTTGCGGCGCGATGGCACCAGCGGCTTCCGGGTGATCTAG
- a CDS encoding cysteine dioxygenase, whose product MTLRLDRLRLFLHDLATLVDEHPAEPELLARGAVLLGELVRHDDWLPEDCAQPRPERYSQYLLHADARQRFSVVSFVWGPGQATPVHDHRTWGLIGMLRGAETAQGFARAPDGRLLPEGAPVRLEPGQVEAVSPRVGDIHQVSNAYADRTSISIHVYGGNIGAVRRAVYADDGQEKPFISGYTNRQLPNLWDLSQETATP is encoded by the coding sequence ATGACCCTTAGGCTCGACCGCCTGCGCCTCTTCCTGCACGACCTCGCCACCCTGGTCGATGAGCATCCCGCCGAACCCGAACTGTTGGCGCGCGGCGCCGTCCTGCTCGGCGAGTTGGTCCGCCACGACGACTGGCTACCCGAGGATTGCGCCCAGCCCCGGCCGGAGCGCTACAGCCAGTACCTGCTCCATGCCGACGCCCGCCAACGCTTCTCCGTGGTGAGTTTCGTCTGGGGTCCGGGCCAGGCCACGCCGGTACACGATCATCGCACCTGGGGCCTGATCGGCATGCTGCGCGGCGCCGAGACCGCCCAGGGTTTCGCCCGCGCGCCCGACGGCCGCCTGCTCCCGGAAGGCGCTCCCGTGCGCCTGGAGCCGGGCCAGGTGGAAGCGGTGTCGCCGCGGGTAGGCGACATCCACCAGGTCAGCAATGCCTATGCCGACCGCACCTCCATCAGCATCCACGTCTATGGCGGCAATATCGGTGCCGTGCGCCGCGCCGTCTATGCCGACGATGGCCAGGAGAAGCCCTTCATCTCCGGCTACACCAACCGCCAGTTGCCCAACCTGTGGGACCTGTCCCAGGAGACCGCCACGCCATGA
- a CDS encoding class II aldolase/adducin family protein produces the protein MTAFVHSPASVRAQVSAAEWEARVKLAAAYRLAARERWTDHIYTHFSLRVPGPEAHFLINPFGQTFDEITASSLVKVDIDGEIVLDPTGLGINPAGYVIHSAIHRAQPETHAVLHTHTAAGIGVSAQRDGLLMISQHAMRFFGRLAYHGYEGVALDLDEQSRLVADLGPHQAMILCNHGLLTAGQSLEEAFWHLYYLERSCSAQLAAQSGGAELVIAPDAVAQKVSDLIPGNLARGAHVRHWEAAVRQLERHEGREYAQ, from the coding sequence ATGACCGCCTTCGTCCACTCACCCGCCAGCGTTCGCGCCCAGGTGTCCGCCGCCGAATGGGAGGCGCGGGTCAAGCTCGCGGCTGCCTACCGGCTAGCCGCCCGTGAACGCTGGACCGACCATATCTACACCCACTTTTCCCTGCGGGTGCCGGGGCCGGAGGCGCACTTCCTGATCAATCCCTTCGGCCAGACCTTCGACGAGATCACCGCCTCCTCGTTGGTGAAGGTGGATATCGACGGCGAGATCGTCCTCGACCCCACGGGGCTTGGCATCAACCCGGCCGGCTACGTGATCCACAGCGCCATCCACCGGGCCCAGCCCGAGACCCATGCGGTGCTGCACACCCACACCGCTGCTGGCATCGGCGTCTCCGCCCAGCGCGATGGATTGCTGATGATTTCCCAGCATGCCATGAGGTTCTTCGGCCGCCTGGCCTATCACGGCTACGAGGGCGTGGCCCTGGATCTGGACGAGCAGAGCCGGCTGGTGGCCGACCTCGGTCCGCACCAGGCCATGATCCTCTGCAATCACGGGCTGCTCACCGCTGGCCAGAGCCTGGAGGAAGCCTTCTGGCACCTCTATTACCTGGAGCGCTCCTGCTCCGCGCAGTTGGCGGCCCAGAGTGGCGGCGCCGAGCTGGTGATAGCGCCCGACGCCGTCGCGCAGAAGGTCAGCGATCTCATCCCCGGCAACCTGGCGCGCGGGGCCCATGTTCGTCATTGGGAGGCGGCAGTACGCCAGCTGGAGCGTCACGAAGGCCGGGAGTACGCGCAATGA
- a CDS encoding ABC transporter substrate-binding protein, whose protein sequence is MKRLLATLGLALLLGQAQAAPDLSGVTLVLGDQARGLRAMMEAAGSLEGAPYRYRWANFQGAAPLFEAQRVGAVDTSYAGDLPVLMAASGGVPLKLIATNVGFPQANGLLVQKDSPIRSVRDLKGHTVVVSSAKGSISQHLLYAALEEAGLKREDVTVKFVLPTDASAAFNAGQIEAWATFDPYLGIAEQHGARLLRDGEGLTTALGFLTATSASLEDPAKRAAIADFAGRLAQARAWAVAHPQDYARIYAELTRLPEDAAKVISARTSHGLRPVQPADVAAVQKVADLFSELQVLPKPVDVAALADASVFTQEAKP, encoded by the coding sequence ATGAAGCGACTGCTCGCTACCCTGGGTCTGGCCTTGCTGCTGGGGCAGGCCCAGGCGGCGCCGGATCTCTCCGGGGTGACCCTGGTGCTGGGCGACCAGGCCCGCGGCCTACGCGCCATGATGGAGGCCGCCGGGAGCCTCGAAGGAGCGCCTTACAGGTATCGCTGGGCCAACTTCCAGGGCGCCGCGCCACTGTTCGAGGCGCAGCGCGTCGGCGCGGTGGATACCTCCTATGCCGGCGATCTGCCGGTGCTGATGGCCGCCTCCGGGGGTGTGCCGCTCAAGCTGATCGCCACCAATGTCGGCTTTCCCCAGGCCAACGGCCTGCTGGTGCAAAAGGATTCGCCGATCCGCTCGGTGCGGGATCTCAAGGGGCATACCGTGGTGGTGTCCTCGGCCAAGGGCAGCATCTCCCAGCATCTGCTCTATGCCGCCCTGGAAGAAGCGGGGCTCAAGCGCGAAGACGTCACGGTCAAGTTCGTGCTGCCCACCGATGCCAGCGCCGCCTTCAATGCCGGGCAGATCGAGGCCTGGGCCACCTTCGATCCCTATCTCGGCATCGCCGAGCAGCACGGTGCCCGGCTGCTTCGCGACGGTGAGGGGCTGACCACCGCCCTGGGCTTTCTGACCGCCACCTCGGCATCCCTGGAAGACCCGGCCAAGCGCGCCGCCATCGCCGATTTCGCCGGTCGCCTGGCCCAGGCGCGGGCCTGGGCGGTGGCCCATCCGCAGGATTACGCCCGCATCTATGCCGAGCTGACCCGCCTGCCGGAGGACGCGGCCAAGGTCATTTCCGCCCGCACCTCCCACGGGCTACGCCCGGTGCAGCCTGCAGACGTTGCCGCCGTGCAGAAGGTGGCCGATCTCTTCAGCGAACTCCAGGTGCTGCCCAAGCCGGTCGACGTCGCCGCCCTGGCCGATGCCAGCGTCTTCACCCAGGAAGCCAAGCCATGA
- a CDS encoding ABC transporter substrate-binding protein, whose protein sequence is MTSIRRTLLALPLLLAASAALAAETLTLRIADQKGNMRAQLEAADGLRDLPGYRIQWAEFPAAAPLAEALNAGAVDAGIIGDGPLLFALAAGAPVKAIAVDKSDPYGTAVIVPQDSPLRSAADLKGKRIATGRGSIGHYIALKALDSVGLTAQDVSFRFLGPVDAKMALANGSVDAWATWEPYTAQAEQVDGARVLVNGRGLWAGNSFLAATDNALADPAKRAALQDYLDRLAAAQRWGYTHLDSYAKTLAQIIGFPEAVARLQFERRKLHWEPIDAQVVADQQAAADFYHRSGLIPQRLDAQATFAQGFRVAKPDEPRQAARD, encoded by the coding sequence ATGACCTCAATCCGCCGTACCTTGCTGGCGCTACCGCTGCTGCTCGCCGCCAGCGCGGCCCTGGCCGCCGAGACCCTCACCCTGCGCATCGCCGACCAGAAGGGCAATATGCGCGCTCAGTTGGAAGCCGCCGACGGCCTGCGTGACCTGCCGGGCTATCGCATCCAATGGGCGGAGTTTCCCGCCGCCGCGCCCCTGGCCGAGGCGCTCAACGCCGGCGCGGTGGACGCCGGCATTATCGGTGACGGGCCCTTGCTGTTCGCCCTGGCCGCTGGCGCGCCGGTGAAGGCCATCGCCGTGGACAAATCCGATCCCTATGGCACGGCGGTGATCGTGCCCCAGGACTCGCCGCTGCGTTCGGCGGCCGATCTCAAGGGCAAGCGCATCGCCACCGGGCGCGGCTCAATCGGTCATTACATCGCCCTCAAGGCGCTGGATTCGGTGGGCCTGACCGCCCAGGACGTGAGTTTCCGCTTCCTTGGCCCGGTGGACGCCAAGATGGCCCTGGCCAATGGTTCGGTGGACGCCTGGGCGACCTGGGAGCCCTATACCGCCCAGGCCGAGCAGGTGGACGGCGCCCGGGTGCTGGTCAATGGCCGCGGGCTCTGGGCCGGCAACAGCTTCCTCGCCGCCACCGACAACGCCCTGGCCGATCCGGCCAAGCGCGCGGCCTTGCAGGATTACCTCGACCGCCTCGCCGCCGCCCAGCGCTGGGGCTACACCCACCTGGACAGCTATGCCAAGACCCTGGCGCAGATCATCGGCTTTCCCGAGGCGGTGGCGCGGCTGCAGTTCGAGCGGCGCAAGCTGCATTGGGAGCCCATCGATGCCCAGGTGGTGGCCGACCAGCAGGCGGCGGCGGACTTCTACCACCGCAGCGGCCTGATCCCCCAGCGGCTGGACGCCCAGGCGACCTTCGCCCAGGGCTTTCGGGTCGCCAAGCCGGACGAGCCACGGCAGGCGGCACGGGATTAG